In one window of Paraflavitalea soli DNA:
- a CDS encoding 4Fe-4S dicluster domain-containing protein, translated as MSIKITEECINCGACEPECPNNAIYEGGVEWAITDGTNVKGPFTLLDGSVVDADQRFAPISVDMYYITPNKCTECQGFHEEPQCAAVCPVDCCVPDEMYQETVDELLAKKEKMHL; from the coding sequence ATGTCTATTAAAATAACAGAAGAATGTATCAATTGCGGCGCCTGCGAACCAGAATGCCCCAATAATGCTATCTATGAAGGAGGTGTTGAATGGGCTATTACCGATGGTACCAATGTAAAAGGCCCTTTTACCCTTCTCGATGGGAGCGTAGTGGATGCAGACCAGCGTTTTGCACCCATTAGCGTCGATATGTACTATATCACTCCCAACAAATGCACTGAATGCCAGGGTTTTCACGAAGAACCCCAGTGTGCCGCCGTTTGTCCGGTGGATTGCTGCGTACCCGATGAAATGTACCAGGAAACCGTCGATGAGCTTCTGGCCAAAAAAGAAAAGATGCACCTTTAA
- a CDS encoding aldehyde dehydrogenase family protein codes for MNLQQRIDLLKRLGEYILSTDNQWAAAKEKAFRENGWFTPAFIELSANSIANAYLNPAALLAWATQYGIPAENAHPKNVGIVMAGNIPLVGFHDFLSVFLSGHRQTIKPSSKDEVLIRHLVEQLHGWEPATQALIGLQPMLKGCDAYIATGSNNSARYFDYYFAKFPHIIRRNRTSVAILDGNETVEELALLADDVYQYFGLGCRNVTQLYVPQDYDFVPLLETFRKYTELADHHKYKNNYDYQLAILILNKQYYMTNGSIILHENGSPFSPISQLHYTFYKDEQATAASLLENADIQCVVGKKWLPFGQAQQPGLTDYADGVDTMEFLMSL; via the coding sequence ATGAATTTACAACAACGTATAGATTTACTGAAGCGGTTGGGCGAATATATTTTATCTACTGATAATCAATGGGCAGCGGCCAAGGAAAAGGCTTTTCGTGAAAATGGCTGGTTTACGCCTGCCTTTATAGAATTGTCGGCCAATAGCATTGCCAATGCTTATTTAAACCCGGCTGCCTTATTGGCCTGGGCGACACAATACGGTATTCCGGCGGAGAATGCGCATCCTAAAAACGTAGGCATTGTAATGGCGGGCAATATACCGCTGGTGGGTTTTCACGACTTCCTGAGTGTATTCCTGAGTGGGCACCGGCAAACGATCAAACCTTCGTCGAAGGACGAAGTACTGATACGGCACCTGGTGGAGCAATTGCATGGCTGGGAGCCTGCTACGCAGGCACTGATCGGACTGCAGCCGATGTTGAAAGGGTGTGATGCCTATATTGCCACGGGCAGTAATAATTCGGCCCGTTATTTTGACTATTACTTTGCGAAATTTCCGCATATTATCCGGCGCAACCGTACTTCGGTAGCGATCCTGGATGGGAATGAAACGGTGGAAGAGCTGGCCTTGCTGGCGGATGATGTATACCAGTATTTTGGGTTGGGCTGCCGGAATGTGACGCAATTGTATGTACCGCAGGACTACGATTTTGTACCCCTATTGGAAACGTTCAGGAAATACACTGAGCTGGCTGATCACCACAAGTACAAGAACAATTATGATTACCAGCTGGCTATCCTGATCCTGAATAAGCAATATTATATGACGAACGGGAGTATTATCCTGCACGAGAACGGATCGCCTTTCTCCCCCATCAGCCAGTTGCATTACACATTTTACAAGGATGAGCAGGCTACGGCGGCTTCTTTACTGGAAAACGCCGATATTCAATGTGTGGTGGGCAAAAAATGGCTTCCTTTTGGCCAGGCGCAACAACCCGGACTAACGGACTATGCTGACGGTGTGGATACGATGGAATTTTTGATGTCGCTGTAA
- a CDS encoding trypsin-like peptidase domain-containing protein translates to MKFKQIAAIVLLSAATTFATMWGYQRYAKQDTYVYQNDNNDSGKIPANYADFKGLTNAPADFVPAANAAIPATVHIKTKATRTASNNLPRRSPFGDLFDMDLDDVFGDRMRSVPQMASGSGAIISEDGYIVTNNHVVEGADEINVTLNNKKSFKAKLVAADPSSDLAVIKVEAKGLPFLIYGNSDEVKVGQWVLAVGYPLTLETTVTAGIVSAKGRTLDINSRQSRTPVESFIQTDAAVNPGNSGGPLINTDGKLIGINSAIASPTGAYAGYSFTIPVNIVKKIVADLMKHGTVQRAYLGIEYPRENLSDEVKEQNGIKEGEGVYVLNARTEGAAAAAGIKKGDIITKINGVPVVSGADMVGQIATYRPGDKVNISYKRDGKEQTTAVTLRNATGSTDIVRTSVLDKLGAELETLSKEDAKSLGVAGGVVIKGISGKGALSKVRVQEGYVIVKADGKEVKTVDEFRKVLESAGSSVKVEGMYPGYEGIYPIVIPMNNAN, encoded by the coding sequence ATGAAGTTTAAACAGATAGCAGCTATTGTGTTGTTGAGTGCTGCGACAACGTTTGCTACGATGTGGGGCTACCAACGGTATGCAAAACAGGACACCTATGTTTACCAGAATGACAATAATGACAGCGGTAAGATCCCGGCCAATTATGCGGATTTTAAAGGATTGACGAATGCGCCGGCAGACTTTGTGCCAGCGGCCAATGCGGCGATACCGGCCACGGTGCATATTAAAACAAAAGCTACGCGTACGGCCAGCAATAACCTGCCGCGCAGGAGCCCATTCGGCGACCTGTTTGACATGGACCTGGATGATGTATTTGGTGATCGTATGCGGTCTGTTCCTCAAATGGCCTCCGGCTCGGGTGCTATCATCAGCGAGGATGGCTACATTGTTACGAACAATCACGTGGTAGAGGGCGCCGATGAGATCAATGTGACGCTGAACAATAAAAAATCTTTCAAAGCCAAACTGGTAGCTGCTGATCCCAGCAGTGACCTGGCTGTAATCAAAGTAGAAGCGAAAGGTCTTCCTTTCCTGATCTATGGCAACTCTGACGAAGTAAAAGTAGGACAGTGGGTATTGGCTGTAGGTTATCCTTTAACGCTGGAGACTACGGTTACAGCGGGTATCGTGAGCGCCAAAGGCAGAACGCTGGACATCAACAGCCGTCAGAGCCGTACACCGGTAGAATCCTTTATTCAAACGGATGCTGCGGTAAACCCCGGTAATAGTGGTGGTCCGCTGATCAACACAGACGGCAAGCTGATCGGTATCAACTCGGCCATTGCTTCTCCCACAGGGGCCTATGCGGGTTATTCCTTTACGATCCCGGTGAATATTGTTAAGAAAATAGTAGCGGACCTGATGAAGCATGGTACGGTACAAAGGGCTTACCTGGGTATTGAATATCCCCGTGAGAACCTGAGTGATGAAGTGAAAGAACAGAACGGCATCAAAGAAGGAGAAGGTGTATATGTATTGAATGCACGTACTGAAGGCGCAGCGGCTGCTGCCGGTATCAAGAAAGGTGATATCATTACCAAGATCAATGGTGTACCGGTCGTAAGCGGTGCTGATATGGTAGGACAGATCGCTACTTACCGTCCCGGCGATAAAGTAAATATTTCCTATAAACGTGATGGCAAGGAGCAGACCACTGCTGTAACGCTGCGCAATGCAACCGGCTCTACGGACATTGTACGTACTTCCGTATTGGACAAACTGGGTGCAGAACTGGAAACGCTGAGCAAGGAAGATGCGAAAAGCCTGGGTGTAGCCGGCGGCGTGGTGATCAAAGGCATCAGTGGTAAAGGAGCCCTGAGCAAGGTGCGTGTACAGGAAGGATATGTGATCGTAAAAGCGGACGGCAAGGAAGTGAAAACGGTTGATGAATTCCGCAAGGTACTGGAAAGTGCAGGTAGCAGTGTAAAAGTGGAAGGGATGTATCCTGGTTATGAGGGTATATATCCGATTGTGATCCCGATGAACAACGCGAATTAA
- a CDS encoding alpha-amylase family glycosyl hydrolase translates to MLRRFTPVAWSTDTNIYEVNIRQYTPEGTFAAFAQHLPRLADMGVEVLWFMPITPISKAGRKGTMGSYYACSDYGTTNPEFGTVADFKNLVQQAHAAGMKVIIDWVANHTGLDHIWTSTHPEYYKKDIDGKFYDTHGWDDVIDLNYYDQPMRQAMIADMDFWIRECNIDGFRCDMAHLVPLDFWRQARTALDPIKPLFWLAETEDLLYLDVFDTCYAWRWMHQTEKFSKGQVSLQSLDDLLQMYLQEFPTGTCPLFFTANHDENSWNGTEYEKYDGAARPLAVFNATWFGIPLMYSGQELPNLKRLKFFDKDPIEWTGRNQLHDFYKVLNRLRKQHPAINTASATQPIRLATTQNERIFVFLRRYENRQLLVLLNLSPQPASIQLPDGQVQGSFTNIFDNSLFTITPQSTIDLKAWDYLVLTDQ, encoded by the coding sequence ATGCTGAGACGCTTTACACCTGTAGCCTGGAGCACTGATACCAATATTTATGAAGTCAACATCCGTCAATATACCCCGGAAGGAACTTTTGCAGCCTTTGCTCAGCACCTTCCCAGGCTGGCCGATATGGGCGTAGAGGTCCTTTGGTTCATGCCCATTACCCCCATCAGCAAGGCCGGCCGCAAAGGCACGATGGGCAGCTATTATGCCTGTTCCGATTATGGCACCACCAATCCCGAATTCGGTACCGTAGCCGATTTCAAAAACCTCGTACAGCAGGCCCATGCTGCCGGCATGAAGGTCATCATTGACTGGGTGGCCAACCATACTGGCCTTGATCATATTTGGACCAGCACCCATCCCGAATATTATAAAAAAGACATCGACGGTAAGTTCTATGATACCCATGGCTGGGATGATGTGATCGACTTGAATTATTACGATCAACCCATGCGGCAGGCAATGATCGCCGATATGGATTTCTGGATCAGGGAATGCAATATAGATGGCTTCCGTTGCGATATGGCCCACCTCGTGCCCCTGGATTTCTGGCGGCAGGCGCGCACTGCCCTCGATCCCATAAAACCCTTATTCTGGCTCGCCGAAACAGAAGACCTGCTCTACCTCGATGTATTTGACACCTGCTATGCCTGGCGCTGGATGCACCAAACCGAAAAGTTCAGCAAAGGCCAGGTAAGCCTCCAGAGCCTGGATGATCTCCTGCAAATGTACCTGCAGGAGTTTCCCACCGGCACCTGTCCTTTATTCTTTACCGCCAATCACGACGAAAACAGCTGGAATGGCACCGAGTATGAGAAGTACGATGGCGCTGCCAGGCCCCTGGCCGTTTTCAATGCTACCTGGTTCGGCATCCCGTTGATGTACAGCGGACAGGAATTGCCTAACCTCAAGCGCCTGAAGTTTTTCGATAAAGACCCTATTGAGTGGACAGGCCGCAACCAGCTCCACGATTTTTATAAAGTACTCAATCGGCTGCGCAAACAACATCCTGCTATCAATACCGCCAGCGCCACACAACCCATCCGGTTGGCAACTACTCAAAACGAACGGATATTCGTTTTCCTGCGGCGGTATGAGAACAGGCAATTGCTCGTATTATTGAATCTCTCCCCGCAGCCCGCCTCCATCCAGTTACCGGATGGTCAGGTGCAGGGCTCCTTTACCAACATCTTTGATAATAGTCTCTTTACCATTACTCCACAATCTACCATCGACCTCAAAGCCTGGGATTACCTCGTTTTGACCGATCAATAG
- a CDS encoding 4-hydroxy-3-methylbut-2-enyl diphosphate reductase — translation MKTFNVPIIYRSPLINAIKNKRKAGDKMKKDFTPTLLDLGALHIYLARHFGFCYGVENAIEISFRTIEENPGKRIFLLSEMIHNPQVNADLQARGVQFLQDTYGKQLIAFEELRPDDVVIIPAFGTTLEIEEKLNNLGIPTEKYNTTCPFVEKVWNRSDQIAKKGYTIVIHGKPKHEETRATFSHAAQNAPSVIVNDMQETLLLGQYITGEKEAAGFYTEFAGRYSVGFDVTKDLQRIGVVNQTTQLATDTQAIADYLKQTMRQHYALTDANIGDRFADTRDTLCYATNDNQTAITHMLHTAADLAIVVGGYNSSNTTHLVELCEEKLPTYFINSEEKLLSGKDILHYNYHTKQEIVSNDYLRAQEPVRILITSGASCPDALVEGVIRRLASFYGVENTVDELAARFEGNA, via the coding sequence ATGAAAACATTCAACGTCCCCATCATCTATCGCAGCCCGCTGATCAATGCTATTAAAAATAAACGGAAGGCAGGGGATAAGATGAAAAAAGATTTCACCCCTACGCTGTTGGACCTGGGCGCTTTGCATATTTACCTGGCGCGCCATTTTGGGTTTTGCTATGGGGTGGAGAATGCTATTGAAATATCTTTCCGTACGATCGAAGAAAATCCAGGCAAACGTATCTTCCTGTTGAGTGAAATGATCCACAATCCACAAGTGAATGCCGATCTGCAGGCAAGAGGAGTACAGTTCTTACAGGACACGTATGGTAAGCAATTGATCGCTTTTGAAGAACTGAGACCAGATGATGTGGTGATCATCCCGGCCTTTGGCACTACGCTGGAGATTGAAGAAAAGCTTAACAACTTGGGCATTCCCACTGAAAAATACAATACGACCTGTCCATTTGTGGAGAAGGTATGGAACCGCAGTGACCAAATAGCGAAGAAAGGCTATACGATCGTGATCCATGGTAAACCGAAACATGAAGAAACGAGGGCGACTTTTTCGCATGCTGCCCAAAATGCGCCTTCTGTGATCGTGAATGATATGCAGGAAACGCTTTTACTGGGACAATACATTACAGGAGAGAAGGAAGCAGCTGGCTTTTATACTGAATTTGCCGGCCGGTATTCAGTGGGCTTTGATGTAACGAAAGACCTGCAACGGATCGGAGTAGTGAACCAGACAACGCAACTGGCTACGGACACGCAGGCGATCGCAGATTATCTCAAGCAAACAATGCGGCAGCATTATGCGCTGACAGATGCCAATATTGGGGACCGGTTTGCAGATACGCGGGATACGTTGTGCTATGCCACGAATGATAACCAAACGGCCATTACGCATATGTTGCACACAGCCGCCGACCTGGCGATCGTAGTAGGTGGTTATAACTCTTCCAATACGACACACCTGGTAGAACTGTGTGAAGAAAAACTGCCTACGTATTTTATCAACTCAGAAGAAAAGCTGCTCTCCGGCAAGGATATCCTGCATTACAATTACCACACTAAACAAGAAATAGTGTCTAACGATTATCTCCGGGCACAGGAGCCTGTGCGCATACTCATCACCAGCGGAGCATCCTGCCCGGATGCATTGGTGGAGGGAGTGATACGGAGGTTGGCATCCTTTTATGGAGTGGAAAATACAGTGGATGAGCTCGCAGCCAGGTTTGAAGGGAATGCGTGA
- a CDS encoding DUF4954 family protein, whose protein sequence is MNVIKKSPLHTLGYHFIPAEYIPKGKDEYYLRNQQNENGIHYRQLTAYEIEVLVRNRNTSDNWNHILVSNAFNPELVQNCKFFGLVRIGKLEPYYLEFHNLRRPVGLYNSTIISCDFGDNVVVDNVNFISHYITGSEVILVNVNEIDATDHAKFGNGILKEGEEENIRIWMEVCNENGGRRIIPFDGMLPGDAWLWTQFRDDTLLQDKLKLFTQQRFDTRRGYYGSIGDRTVIKNCRIVKDVNVGSDAYIKGANKIKNVTINSSAEAPTQVGEGCELVNGIIGYGCRLFYGVKAVRFFLASHSQLKYGARLINSYLGDNSTISCCEVLNSLIYPAHEQHHNNSFLCAALVQGQSNMAAGATIGSNHNSRSPDGELIAGRGFWPGLCVSIKHNSRFATFTILAKGDFPVELDIPLPFSLVSNDVTNNRLVVMPAYWFLYNMYALARNSWKYVDRDKRIDKTQHIEFNFLAPDSVNEIIQALSLLQLYTGKAWLTREGNHKKLTKEDITAIGKKLLDNNDPVVRELEILAEGFENSTRPVVLIKVPAAYRIFRELVAYYAVQQLLDHTHRNNIRSLDQLTDSLPAKPQVAPWINAGGQLIERAALDKLIKQIHTGRVKSWKDIHAFYEQQSQSYPQEKLSHALAALKEVHGINLKKATGPILQQLLQQSISTKEWMVKGIYDSRAKDYNNPFRKMVYETTAAMNKVVGKLSDNTFIKQEQAGLEAYKKTIQQLSKKWQLGKELKMA, encoded by the coding sequence ATGAATGTTATTAAGAAAAGCCCTTTACATACTTTAGGGTATCACTTTATTCCTGCGGAATACATTCCCAAAGGAAAAGATGAATATTACCTGCGCAACCAGCAAAATGAGAACGGTATTCATTACCGGCAGCTCACCGCCTACGAAATTGAAGTGCTGGTCCGCAACCGCAATACCTCTGACAACTGGAACCATATCCTCGTATCCAATGCCTTCAATCCTGAGTTGGTGCAGAATTGTAAGTTCTTTGGCCTCGTGCGCATAGGCAAACTGGAACCCTATTACCTGGAGTTTCATAACCTGCGCCGGCCGGTTGGCCTCTACAACAGTACCATTATCAGTTGCGACTTTGGTGACAATGTGGTCGTAGATAATGTCAACTTCATATCACACTATATTACCGGCAGTGAGGTCATCCTGGTCAATGTCAATGAAATTGATGCCACCGACCATGCCAAGTTTGGTAATGGTATCCTTAAAGAGGGCGAGGAAGAAAATATACGCATCTGGATGGAAGTGTGCAATGAGAACGGAGGCCGCCGCATCATTCCTTTCGATGGCATGTTGCCCGGCGATGCCTGGTTATGGACCCAGTTCCGCGATGATACCCTGCTGCAGGATAAACTAAAACTGTTTACCCAGCAAAGATTTGATACCCGCCGCGGTTATTACGGTTCCATTGGCGATCGCACCGTCATTAAAAATTGCCGCATCGTGAAAGATGTGAATGTTGGTTCTGATGCCTACATCAAGGGTGCCAACAAGATCAAGAATGTGACCATCAATTCTTCCGCCGAAGCTCCCACCCAGGTAGGAGAGGGGTGCGAACTGGTAAATGGTATCATTGGTTATGGCTGCCGCCTGTTCTACGGCGTTAAAGCAGTCCGCTTCTTCCTGGCTTCCCACTCCCAGTTGAAGTATGGCGCCCGGTTGATCAATTCCTATTTAGGCGACAACTCCACCATATCCTGTTGCGAAGTGCTCAATTCCCTGATCTATCCGGCACATGAACAACACCACAACAACTCTTTCCTTTGCGCTGCCCTCGTACAGGGCCAAAGCAATATGGCCGCAGGAGCCACCATTGGCTCCAACCACAATTCCCGCAGCCCCGATGGCGAATTGATAGCAGGGCGTGGATTCTGGCCCGGCCTCTGCGTTAGCATCAAACACAATTCACGGTTTGCCACTTTTACCATCCTGGCCAAAGGCGACTTTCCCGTGGAGCTCGATATCCCCTTGCCATTTTCCCTCGTAAGTAATGATGTTACCAACAATCGCCTTGTGGTAATGCCTGCTTACTGGTTCCTGTACAATATGTACGCACTCGCCCGCAATTCCTGGAAGTATGTGGACCGCGATAAAAGGATCGATAAAACGCAGCACATAGAATTCAACTTCCTGGCTCCTGACTCTGTAAATGAGATCATACAGGCACTTTCCCTCTTGCAACTATACACTGGCAAAGCATGGCTTACAAGAGAAGGCAACCACAAAAAATTAACGAAAGAAGACATTACTGCCATCGGCAAAAAACTGCTCGATAATAATGATCCTGTAGTACGTGAGCTGGAAATACTGGCCGAAGGTTTTGAAAATAGTACCCGTCCCGTAGTACTCATTAAAGTGCCCGCAGCTTACCGTATTTTCAGAGAGCTCGTGGCTTATTATGCAGTACAGCAACTGTTGGATCACACCCATCGTAATAATATCAGATCACTCGATCAGTTAACAGATTCTTTACCTGCAAAACCCCAGGTTGCTCCCTGGATAAATGCAGGTGGCCAGCTGATCGAACGTGCTGCCCTCGATAAACTCATCAAACAGATCCACACCGGCCGTGTTAAAAGCTGGAAAGATATCCACGCCTTTTATGAACAGCAGTCGCAGAGCTATCCACAGGAAAAATTGTCCCATGCCTTGGCTGCTTTAAAAGAAGTACACGGCATCAACCTCAAAAAGGCAACGGGCCCCATCCTGCAACAACTCTTGCAGCAAAGCATCAGTACCAAAGAATGGATGGTAAAAGGTATCTACGATTCACGTGCGAAGGATTACAACAATCCTTTCCGTAAAATGGTCTACGAAACCACAGCAGCTATGAATAAAGTGGTGGGAAAACTATCTGATAATACCTTTATCAAACAAGAGCAAGCCGGCCTGGAAGCCTATAAAAAAACAATTCAACAACTCTCTAAAAAATGGCAGCTGGGTAAAGAACTGAAAATGGCTTAA